One window of the Brevundimonas goettingensis genome contains the following:
- a CDS encoding FadR/GntR family transcriptional regulator, protein MPINAPPGETRVQFVMRRVVEHIARERLRVGDDLPSETRFVEVLGVSRPVVREAFGALAALNIVETANGRRPRVSALNGSVLSISLDHAVRTEQISVRQVWETRRCLETETVALAAERRTDAEAAHIRELAEAMTRAGHNSPELMALDIRMHKAIAEAGRNLLMAQIIASLEPLLQSSVSAAWGLADDAGRHRDILDRHLEIAEAITNGDPAAARAAMDRHFDAAIAARLLIEDPLPA, encoded by the coding sequence ATGCCCATCAATGCTCCCCCCGGGGAAACCCGCGTCCAGTTCGTGATGCGCCGCGTCGTCGAGCATATCGCGCGTGAGCGTCTGCGCGTCGGCGACGATCTGCCGTCCGAGACCCGCTTCGTCGAGGTGCTCGGCGTCAGCCGTCCGGTGGTGCGCGAAGCCTTCGGCGCCCTGGCCGCCCTCAACATCGTCGAGACCGCCAACGGCCGCCGCCCCCGCGTCAGCGCCCTCAACGGCTCGGTCCTGTCGATCTCGCTGGATCACGCCGTCCGCACCGAACAGATCTCCGTGCGTCAGGTCTGGGAGACGCGCCGCTGTCTGGAGACCGAGACCGTGGCCCTGGCCGCCGAGCGCCGCACCGACGCCGAGGCCGCCCACATCCGCGAGCTCGCCGAGGCCATGACCCGGGCCGGACACAACTCGCCCGAGCTGATGGCGCTCGACATCCGCATGCACAAGGCCATCGCCGAGGCGGGCCGCAACCTCTTGATGGCCCAGATCATCGCCTCGCTGGAACCCCTGCTCCAGTCCTCGGTCTCGGCCGCCTGGGGACTGGCCGACGACGCCGGCCGTCACCGCGACATCCTCGATCGTCACCTCGAGATCGCCGAGGCCATCACCAACGGCGATCCCGCCGCAGCCCGCGCCGCCATGGACCGGCATTTCGACGCCGCCATCGCCGCCCGGCTGCTGATCGAGGACCCGCTTCCGGCCTGA